A region of the Euzebyales bacterium genome:
TGTTCGTCCACGCCGGGATGTGGTCGTTCGTGTTCCGCGACGTCATCACCCGCCTGCGTACGGACTTCCGCTGCGTCGCCCTCGACTTCCCCGGCTTCGGGCTGGCCCCTCAGGCGGACGACGACGCGTCGATCGCCGACCTCGCCGGTGTGCTCACGACGTTCGTGACGGAGCTCGATCTGCGGGACGTGACCGTCGTCGCCAACGACCTCGGCGGCCCCGTCGCCCTGGCGACGGCTGCGGCGCTGCCCGAGCGGGTGCACGGCCTCGTGCTGGCGAACACCTTCGCCTGGACACCGGACCACCGCGCGCTGCGGGCGATGCTCCGCGTGATCGGCGGACGCCCGGCGGAGGCCGTCGGCGTGACGACGAACGTCGTCGCGCTCCTGACATCGACCCGGTTCGGGGTAGGCCGCCACCTCGACCGGGCCGGGCGTGTCGCCTTCCGCGGTCCCTCCCGGGAGCGTCACGTCCGGCGCAGGTTCCACCAGCTCATGGCCTCCACGCTGGACACTCCGGCGTTCACCGACGGCATCGACGACGCTGTGACCACCGTGCTCGCTGACACACCGGTCCTGACCATCTTCGGCGAGCGCAACGACCCGCTCGGCTTTCAAGCCCGCCTCGCCGAACGCTTCGCCGACCACGAGGGCGTGGTCGTGGCGGGTGGCAACCACTTCCCGATGACCGACGACCCGGACCTGTTCGCGGCGTCGGTGCGCGACTGGCACCGACGACGGGTCGCGTCACACGTGACCCGCTGACGCCGGGACCGCTCGCAGGCGGGTGCCGGCCACGTCGGCAGCCGGCCGGTCGCTGATCCGGGCGGGCCCGTCGACGCGGACGGCCGCGGCGATGACGTCGGCACCCGCGACTCGTCGCTGCCCCTACCCGCGCCAACTGTTCGTCGATGTCTCGAGATCTGACAGTCGTTCGTGACCGGCGTCGGGACCGTCCGGATCTAGCGTTGCGGCCGGCCTCGCTCGATGCTGTCGGCGCCGGCGAGCCCGGTCCCGTGCGCACTGACGTCGTCGAGCAGCGTCGCCCGCGCACCGTCCAGACGAACCACGAGCGCACCTGTGTCGTCGATCAGCCCGATCCGCGCACATGCCAGGTCGCGCGCTGCGAACGCGGCGATGATCTCGTCGACCCGATCGGCGGAGGCACACAGCAGGAACCCGTACGACGGGAACACGTCGAGCCATGTCGGGAGGGGCACGTCCTGTGGCCGCGGTATAGCGGCGAGGTCTACCAGGGCGCCGCAACCCGTTGGTTGCAGCAGCATCGCCAACGTGCCGAGCGTGCCCGCCATGCTGATGTCCTTCGCAGCGACGGCGGCGCCTGTGTCGGCCACGTGCCGGAGCACTCCGAGGTCGCCTCGGACGCGGGTGCCGCGCTGATCGTAGGACGGGTAGAAACCGAAGTCCGAGCGCAATCGACCGTCGAGGCAGGCAGCCATCAGCAACACCTGCCCGGCGCGCGCGTTGCGGGCCAGCAACGGCGCGCCGACGTCACCCACGACGAACGCGGACAGCGAGGGCGCGTCGGACGTGATGGTCAGATGCCCACCGACGATTGGCAGTCCATACAGATCGGCGGCGTGACGCAGACCGGCGAGGACCGCTCGCGCCACGTCGGCCGACGCGACGACGGTGTCGACGATCGCCAGCGGGCGACCACCCATGGCCGCGACATCGTTGACGTTCGCGACCACCGCACCGACACCGGCACCGAACGGATCCCTCGCGACGAACGGGGGGAAGATCGCCTCGCCTGCAGCCAGCACGTCACCGGCGCCGCTGTGGATCAGCGCGGTGTCGTCACCCGGGCCGGTAACCCAGTCGGTCGGGCCGAGCGCGTCGGCGACGTGGTGCAGAGCCTGCTTGGCGATCCGCCCTCGGTTGGCCATGAACCGCCCGGCGATGACGGCGATCGGAGCATCGGGACGCTGGTTCACGGGGCTTCCTCGTCGGGAGGGCTGCGATTATAGTGGAGAGCCATCCATCATGAGAGAGAACCGCAGGTTCGAGTCACGCCCCGGGAGTGCTCCATCAGCGTTCCTGGACCTGCCGCGGCGCTCGACGAAGCCACGCAGGACCGGGCGCACCCACGTGCTGGATGTGGGGCATCCGCTCTCGACCGTCGAGGCTGTCCTCGGGTCACGCGCCGACCTGATCGACCTGTGGAAGTTCGGATACGGTACCGCCTACATCGACGCCGAGGTCGCGGCGAAGGTGGCGCTGCTGCACAGACACGACGTCGCGCCATGCGTCGGCGGTACGTTCCTGGAGATCTCGTGGCTGCAGAACCGGACCCACGAGTGCCTCGCATGGGCCGCCGACGTCGGCTTCAGATGCGTCGAGGTCTCCAACGGAACGGTGCCGATGTCCAAGGACGACAAGCGCGGCCTCATCAAGCGCGCCGCCGAGGAGTTCGCCGTCGTATCCGAGGTGGGATCGAAGAACCCCGCCGACCCGGTCGAGCCGGCCACCTGGCGCGATGACATGCTCGGAGACCTTGAAGCCGGGGCGGTCCTGATGCTCGCGGAGGGACGTGCGAGCGGCACCGTCGGGCTGTACCGGAGCGATGGATCGGTACGGGAGGAGCTCGTCGAGGTCCTCCTCGCCGACGTCGGGGACCAGGTCGTGTTCGAGGCGCCCAGAACGGCGCAGCAGGCGTGGTTCGTGCGCCGGCTCGGTGCCGAGGTGAACCTCGCGAACATCGACGTCACGGCGGCATTGTCCGTCGAGGCGCTGCGTCTGGGACTCCGCGCGGACACGATGCGGATGGACGGCGGTGGCGGACGGGTCGAACCGTGGTCGTGAACCTGTCGCCCGATCGTGAGCGGGAGGTCTCGGTCCTCGATGTCGACGTGCCGCTGGAGCTCGAGGCGCTGCGCGACGTGCTGCATGGGCGCCAGGCGTACCGCCGCACGCGGTACATCGTCGCGCGCCGGGATGATGACGTCGCAGTGCTCGAGATTGAGAAGCGCCGCGAGGAGCCGCTGTTCTCCGAGATCACCGCGGTGCGGATGCTGGCGGGCCCTGACGACAGCGTGCTGGTGACCGATCCCACCGTCGACATCGCGGTGCCGTCGCAGCTCGCCGCACTCGCCGAGGCGTCGACGGCGCGGTGCGTAGTCGTCGAGGGCCGGTACTCCTACATTGGGTTCGTCATCGACGCGGCGCCGACCCGGATCCGGATCGTCGATGCCGTGCCGCCGGACCCGCCGAAGCTGGTCGATCAGGCGCGCAGGGTGCTGGCCACCGCCGATGACCTGCCGTCGATCGCTCTCGACGTCGAGCTGCTCGATCTACGGACCCTGGCCTCCGACGTGACCGCCTCGACCGTGCTCTTCCCGTGCCGCGCGTCGGGGCTCGTCGCAAGCAGGGACAGCGCCTACCTCGACCAGCGGCCGCAGCGCACCGACTGGGTGCTGGTCGGCTGTGCGAGGTCCCGTGAGATCCACCGTTGGTTCTACGGCGACGAGCCGCCGGTGATCGACAGTTGTCCACGCCACGTCGTCGACGGCGGCGTGCCCACGGTCGTCCGCTGCTGCCTGCTCGAGACCGGGATCGAACACGACGGACGGGTCGTGGTCGTGCCCTGGGGCGCGAGCCTGGCCGAGGTCCGCGCCGGACTGGCGGCCGCGGCAGGGCTGGCGGCGTCACCGTGACCGCACGGCTGACCGATTCGCGGCTCTACGGACACCTGTGGGCCACGTCGGAGGTGCGCGCGATCTTCGCCGAGGACGCGCGGCTGCAGTCCTGGCTCGACATCCTCGCCGCACTCGCTCAGGCACAGGCCGACCTGGGACTCGTCCCGCCCGAGGCCGCCGGCGCGATCGTTGCACACGCCGACGTCACCCTGCTCGACCTCGACCTGGTGGCACAGGAGACGCGACGGACGGGCCATTCGACGCTCGGACTCATCCGCGGGCTGCAGGCGGTGCTGCCGTCGGTCGCCCGCGAGCACGTCTACGTCGGTGCCACGGTCCAGGACATCACCGACACGTGGACGGCCCTCGTGATGCGCAGTGTCGGCGGCATCGTGTGGCGGGACCTGCGGTCGCTGGAGGACGAGCTGATCGCGCTGGCCGAGCGTCACCGCGACACCGCCATGGCGGGACGTACCCACGGACAGGCCGGCGCGGTGATCACGTTCGGATGGAAGGTGGCGACCTGGGCCGACGAGATCCGTCGCCATCTGGAGCGGCTGCGTTGTGGGGCGGACCGGTGGCTGGCCGGTCAGCTGGGTGGCGCCGTCGGCACCGCGGCGTTCTTCGGTCCGGACGCCGTCGAGCTCCGGGCGCGGTTCTGCGCACTGCTGGATCTGCCGGCACCACGCGTCTCGTGGCTGACGACACGCGACCGCGTCGCAGACTTCGGGCTGGCGCTCGCGCTGGTCACGCAGACGCTGGGTCGCATCGGCAACGAGATCTACGCACTGGCCCGCAGTGATGTCGGAGAGCTGCGCGAGCAGGTCACTGTCGGCAGCGTCAGCAGCATCACGATGCCCCACAAGCGCAACCCGGAGCGCAGCGAGCACCTGGTGACGCTCGCGCGTCTGGTGCTGCCGCAGGCGCACGTGCTGGTCGAGGGCATGATCGGCGAGCACGAGCGGGACGGCCGCTCCTGGAAGGCCGAGTGGGTGGCACTGCCCGAGATCTGTCTACTCACAGCCACCGCGCTTGCGATCGCCGGCGAGGTTCTGCGCGGCCTCGAGGTCGACGCCGACCGCATGGCCGCAACCGTCGAGGCGCACCGCGGCGATCTGGCCTCCGAGCGGCTGCTCGCGGCCCTGACGCCGAGCGTGGGCAAGCACGAGGCACAGGCATTGCTGCAGGACGTGCTCGCCGAGAGCCGCGACCACCGCGTACCGGTCGAGCGGGCGTTGGCGGCCGCGGTCGACGCGCGGTCCCACCTCGACGACACGGCATTGCGCGCCGCTCTCGACGCCGCGCCGGACACCGGCGCGGCGGGAGCGATGGTCGACGCCGTGGTGGCCCACGCCCGCGCTGCGCGCGCGAGGGAGTCCGAGCGATGGCCATGATCGGGCGCGAGCGCACCGCCGCCGTCGACGTCCTGACCACATCACCGCGTGTCAGCCTGGCGCATCTGCCGACGCCGCTGCACCGCGCGGCGGCGCTGGAGCGGGCGCTGGGCTGTCCGCCGCTGTACGTGAAGCGCGACGATCTCACTGGCTTTGCGTTCGGTGGCAACAAGGCGCGGACACTCGAGTACCTGATCGGCGCCGCGCGCGCCGAGGGGTGTGACGTGCTGATCACCGGCGGAGGACCGTCCTCGGCACACTGCATGACCGCCGCCATGGCAGCACGCGTCGTGGGCATGGCGTGCGTGCTCGTGTGCTTCGGCGAACCTCCGGCAAGCCGGCCTGCGGCGCTCGCGCTGGCGCTCGCCGCTGGCGCGCGGGTGCGGTTCACCGGCGACGACGATCGCGCGTCGATTGACCACCAGCTCGACGTGGTGGCGGCCGAGGAGCGCGCATCCGGTCGCCATCCCGCGGTCGTCCCACGTGGCGGCGCGACGGTTTCCGGCAGCCTGGCGTACGCAGCAGCGGTCCCCGAGGTCTCGACGCAGCTGTCCCGGCTCGGTGTGGAGCCGGATCTGCACCTGCTCGCCACCGGCTCGTGTGGGACGCAGGCGGGCCTCGTGGCCGGCACCATCGCCATGGGTGCGGGCTGGCGCGTGATCGGCGCGTCGGTCAGCCGTCCGGTCGACGAATGTGTCGAGCGCGTCACGGCGCTCGCCACCGCATGCACGCAGCGCCTGGGTGTGCGCCCGCCGATGGTGCACGAGGTGATCGTGGTCGATGCCCGCGGCCCCGGCTTTGGTCGGACCTCTGCGGCCGGTCGGCGGTGCGCGCGGCTTGCCGCAGCGACCGAGGGACTGGTGCTCGACGACGTCTACACCGCCAAGGCGCTCGCTCAGCTGCCGACCGTCGCGCGGTCGGACGCGGCCGTGTTCTGGCACACCGGTGGCACCGTGGCGGCCGTGGCCAACGCGCTCAGTGCCGGAGAGGAGCAGGAACCGTGACCACGCCCACCACGGGACCGGCCGAGGAGCTGGTCGCGGCCGGGTTCGCCTATGAGGTCGGCGATGCGCCGGAGCTGCACCACGGCCTGAACCTGGCCGACATCGCACACGTGCTCGTGCTACGGGAACGGGGACTGCTGCCCGACGCCACGATGGTGCCGCTGCTGCGGCTGCTGCTCGAGACGCATCGACGCCCCGTCGACGACTTCCCGTACGACCCGGCGTACGGCGAGGTCTACAACTGTCGGGAACGCCACTTCGTGGCGCGGCTCGGCGACGACGCCGGTTGGCTGCACGCCGGACGTCCACGGCGCGAGGCCGTGCGTGTAGCACTGCGACTGCGGCTACGCGAGATCACGGCCGACCTGGTGTGCGCCACGGCCGGCCTTGTGATCGCACTCGCCGATCGGGCCGCCGAGCATGCCGAGACCTGCATGGCTGACCAGACCTATCTCCAACAGGCCCAGCCCTCGACGTTGGGTCACTACCTGCTCTCGTTCGCGTACCCGACGCTGCGCGACGGGCGGCGTGCGCTGGCGGCACTCGACGACATCAACCGCAGTCCCGGTGGGGCCGGGTGCGCGAACGGCAGCGGACTGCAGCTCGACCGCGGCCGCGTGGCGGACCTGCTCGGCTTCGACGGCATCATCGAGCACACGCGCGACGCCATGTGGCAGACCGACGGCCTGATCGATGTCACGGCGACCGCAGCAAGCCTGGTCGCCGGCGCCGACAAGTTGGCGGAGGATCTGGAGATCTGGTCGAGCCAGGAGTTCGACTACGTGTCCCTGGCGGCGCCCTACACGCGGGCCAGCGTGCTGATGCCCCAGAAGCGCAACCCGTACGCGCTGAGCGTGGTGCGTGGCAGCACGGGCCTCCTCATCGGCCGGCTCACGGGCCTGCTCGCGGTGACCAAGAGCCCGTCGGCGCGCAGCGACAACCTCATCTTCTCGTACGGCGACATCCCCCGGGCACTGACACAGGCGCGGCGGGTGGTCGAGCTGATGCGCGGGGTCGTGGCGACCCTGGAGGTGCACGCTGACCGTATGTGGTCGGCGCTGATCTCCGGGTTCACCCAGGCCACCGACCTCGCGGAGTTCGTCATGCAGCGCTGCGAGGTGGACTACCGCACGGCCTACCTCATCGTCGGACGCGCCGTCCAGACCGCGGCGGTCACAGGTCTGCGTGGCGTCGATCTCACGGGTGAGATGCTCGATGCCGCCTCCGTCGAACACCATGGCGACGCGCTTGGGCTGGCCGGCAGCGACCTGAGTGCCGTCCTGGACCCGCGTCGACTCGTGGCTGACCGCCTGGTCCCGGGCGGCGCCGCCCCTCGGCTGGTGCGCCAGATGGCCGACACGGTCCGCTCGCAGGCCAAGCAACTGGATCGGGGGGTGTCGGAGCGCCGTGCACGTATGCAGGCCGCCGAGCAGGCGCTTCTGCGCCGTGCCGAGCTGGTGATCGCCGATGGGTAGATCGCGCCGCGGCTCACGCGCCGCCTACGGCGTACTCGATCCGGGGGGGTTCGATCAGCGTGTTCGAGACGAAGCAGTAGGCCTTCGCGCGCTCGATCAACTGCTCGGCGTCCGCGTCGGCGAGATCGGTCGTGACCTGCACGCGGATCCATGCGAAGCGGTTGCCCTCGTAGTCGGCCTCGACGCGGACCGCCAGCTGCTCGAGCGTGATGTCGCACTTGCGCGACGCGTGCGCCACCGCCATGGTGAAGCACGTGGCCAGCGAGGCGAGGAACAGCTCGGTCGGAGTGGGACCATCATCCGTGCCACCGACCGACTCGGGCTCATCGGCCAGGATATCGAAGTCACGCACCGTGACCTGCGACCGGTACCCGCCCGACCACACGGCCAGGAGCGTCTTGTCAGCCATGAG
Encoded here:
- a CDS encoding adenylosuccinate lyase family protein — protein: MTARLTDSRLYGHLWATSEVRAIFAEDARLQSWLDILAALAQAQADLGLVPPEAAGAIVAHADVTLLDLDLVAQETRRTGHSTLGLIRGLQAVLPSVAREHVYVGATVQDITDTWTALVMRSVGGIVWRDLRSLEDELIALAERHRDTAMAGRTHGQAGAVITFGWKVATWADEIRRHLERLRCGADRWLAGQLGGAVGTAAFFGPDAVELRARFCALLDLPAPRVSWLTTRDRVADFGLALALVTQTLGRIGNEIYALARSDVGELREQVTVGSVSSITMPHKRNPERSEHLVTLARLVLPQAHVLVEGMIGEHERDGRSWKAEWVALPEICLLTATALAIAGEVLRGLEVDADRMAATVEAHRGDLASERLLAALTPSVGKHEAQALLQDVLAESRDHRVPVERALAAAVDARSHLDDTALRAALDAAPDTGAAGAMVDAVVAHARAARARESERWP
- a CDS encoding AIR synthase related protein, whose translation is MNQRPDAPIAVIAGRFMANRGRIAKQALHHVADALGPTDWVTGPGDDTALIHSGAGDVLAAGEAIFPPFVARDPFGAGVGAVVANVNDVAAMGGRPLAIVDTVVASADVARAVLAGLRHAADLYGLPIVGGHLTITSDAPSLSAFVVGDVGAPLLARNARAGQVLLMAACLDGRLRSDFGFYPSYDQRGTRVRGDLGVLRHVADTGAAVAAKDISMAGTLGTLAMLLQPTGCGALVDLAAIPRPQDVPLPTWLDVFPSYGFLLCASADRVDEIIAAFAARDLACARIGLIDDTGALVVRLDGARATLLDDVSAHGTGLAGADSIERGRPQR
- a CDS encoding argininosuccinate lyase — translated: MTTPTTGPAEELVAAGFAYEVGDAPELHHGLNLADIAHVLVLRERGLLPDATMVPLLRLLLETHRRPVDDFPYDPAYGEVYNCRERHFVARLGDDAGWLHAGRPRREAVRVALRLRLREITADLVCATAGLVIALADRAAEHAETCMADQTYLQQAQPSTLGHYLLSFAYPTLRDGRRALAALDDINRSPGGAGCANGSGLQLDRGRVADLLGFDGIIEHTRDAMWQTDGLIDVTATAASLVAGADKLAEDLEIWSSQEFDYVSLAAPYTRASVLMPQKRNPYALSVVRGSTGLLIGRLTGLLAVTKSPSARSDNLIFSYGDIPRALTQARRVVELMRGVVATLEVHADRMWSALISGFTQATDLAEFVMQRCEVDYRTAYLIVGRAVQTAAVTGLRGVDLTGEMLDAASVEHHGDALGLAGSDLSAVLDPRRLVADRLVPGGAAPRLVRQMADTVRSQAKQLDRGVSERRARMQAAEQALLRRAELVIADG
- a CDS encoding phosphosulfolactate synthase, with amino-acid sequence MRENRRFESRPGSAPSAFLDLPRRSTKPRRTGRTHVLDVGHPLSTVEAVLGSRADLIDLWKFGYGTAYIDAEVAAKVALLHRHDVAPCVGGTFLEISWLQNRTHECLAWAADVGFRCVEVSNGTVPMSKDDKRGLIKRAAEEFAVVSEVGSKNPADPVEPATWRDDMLGDLEAGAVLMLAEGRASGTVGLYRSDGSVREELVEVLLADVGDQVVFEAPRTAQQAWFVRRLGAEVNLANIDVTAALSVEALRLGLRADTMRMDGGGGRVEPWS
- a CDS encoding pyridoxal-phosphate dependent enzyme yields the protein MAMIGRERTAAVDVLTTSPRVSLAHLPTPLHRAAALERALGCPPLYVKRDDLTGFAFGGNKARTLEYLIGAARAEGCDVLITGGGPSSAHCMTAAMAARVVGMACVLVCFGEPPASRPAALALALAAGARVRFTGDDDRASIDHQLDVVAAEERASGRHPAVVPRGGATVSGSLAYAAAVPEVSTQLSRLGVEPDLHLLATGSCGTQAGLVAGTIAMGAGWRVIGASVSRPVDECVERVTALATACTQRLGVRPPMVHEVIVVDARGPGFGRTSAAGRRCARLAAATEGLVLDDVYTAKALAQLPTVARSDAAVFWHTGGTVAAVANALSAGEEQEP
- a CDS encoding OsmC family protein → MADKTLLAVWSGGYRSQVTVRDFDILADEPESVGGTDDGPTPTELFLASLATCFTMAVAHASRKCDITLEQLAVRVEADYEGNRFAWIRVQVTTDLADADAEQLIERAKAYCFVSNTLIEPPRIEYAVGGA
- a CDS encoding alpha/beta fold hydrolase codes for the protein MIARPDWLPPEQYPFTLRRRGAVAFIDEGAGPTLLFVHAGMWSFVFRDVITRLRTDFRCVALDFPGFGLAPQADDDASIADLAGVLTTFVTELDLRDVTVVANDLGGPVALATAAALPERVHGLVLANTFAWTPDHRALRAMLRVIGGRPAEAVGVTTNVVALLTSTRFGVGRHLDRAGRVAFRGPSRERHVRRRFHQLMASTLDTPAFTDGIDDAVTTVLADTPVLTIFGERNDPLGFQARLAERFADHEGVVVAGGNHFPMTDDPDLFAASVRDWHRRRVASHVTR